The genomic region CAGAATGTCATCAAAAAAGTAGACCCCCGCACCGATAAGCAGAACAATCAGAAGTGCAAATATTCTGAATTTCATAAGGGAGTATAACAGGAGATTTTGAAGATGAAAAAGAAAAAAAGCGGGGCAAACACCCCGCACGGATTATTTGGTTATCTTCTGTTTCCAGACGTAGCCCCACTGGTGGCATTTCGCACAGTAATCTCTGAAATCACCGTGCATACTGTGACACTTGGTACATGTGAGCGTAGGAAAATGATTTGTATGAGGATTAGCCTTGTATCCGCTGTTTTTGGTCTTTTCCTTCATCTCTGTAAAAGAACCGTGACATTTGATGCATTTGTCGCCCATTGTGTCCGCTTCATCATCGTCATATGCCTGATGGCAATCACGGCATGTCAGCCCTGCATTTTTATGTGAGTTGCCCAGCGATCCCTTCTTATAGAGACTTTGAAACTTCTCCGAACCGTATTCGGCTGAAATATAAAGCTCCTTCGTACCGCTTATTCTGATGTTGCTGTCCTTGTCGGCTGTATGGCAGGACTTGCAGGTATCCGCATCCTGATTGTCCGCCAGATGCTGTGCATGCACTTTGATGCTAAGTGCCCGGGATTTCTGTCCGTGGCATGTGAAACAGTCATCAAATTTCATCTTTTTAGCATGATCTTTCGGGAGAATATTTGCAGGACTTTCGTGACATTCAGCGCACTTGAAAGAGATTTTAGCCGCCGATGCCGAAAAAGGCGCAAGGATAGCCGCAAATATAATAATAAGAATGTATCCGTAAATTTTTTTCATTG from Seleniivibrio woodruffii harbors:
- a CDS encoding cytochrome c3 family protein, with protein sequence MKKIYGYILIIIFAAILAPFSASAAKISFKCAECHESPANILPKDHAKKMKFDDCFTCHGQKSRALSIKVHAQHLADNQDADTCKSCHTADKDSNIRISGTKELYISAEYGSEKFQSLYKKGSLGNSHKNAGLTCRDCHQAYDDDEADTMGDKCIKCHGSFTEMKEKTKNSGYKANPHTNHFPTLTCTKCHSMHGDFRDYCAKCHQWGYVWKQKITK